The nucleotide window GACGACATGCCGTTCCTGGTCGACTCGGTGACGGCGCTGCTCAACTCGTACCACCTCGACGTGCACCTGTTGGTGCACCCACTGGTGGTGGTGCGGCGTGAGCCGCTGGGCCGGCTCACCGAGGTCTCCGCGGATGTGGAACCGGACGACGCGATCTCCGGCGACATCATCGAGAGCTGGATGCGGATCGAGATCGACCCGGTCCGGGACGCGGCCGAGCGGGACCGGCTGCGCGGCGAGTTGCAGCGGGTGCTCACCGACGTGCGGGAGGCGGTGGAGGACTGGCCGAAGATGCGTCAGCGTGCCCTCGCGCTCGCCGACGAGCTGGCCTCGGCCCGTACCTCCGACAACCGCCCACCGGTGCCGGAGAAGGACATCACCGACTCGGTGGAGCTGCTGCGCTGGCTCGCCCAGGATCACTTCACCTTCCTCGGTTACCGGGAGTACCGGCTGGTGGACGCCACCGGCGGCGACGCCGCCGATCCGGTCGACGGCAAGGCGTTGGAGGCGGTGCTCGGCACCGGTCTGGGCATCCTGCGCTCCGACTCGCCGGACGCGCGGTCGCTGTCCTCGATGACGCCCGAAGCGCACGAGAAGGTGCTGGAGAAGCGCCTGCTCATCATCACCAAGGCCAACTCCCGTGCCACAGTGCACCGCTCGGCGTACCTGGACTACATCGGCTTCAAGATCTTCAACTCCGCCGGCGACGTGATCGGTGAGCGGCGTTTCCTGGGCCTGTTCTCGACGGCCGCCTACCGGACCAGCGTCCGCGAGCTGCCGGTGGTGCGCCGCAAGGTGGCCGAGGTGCTGGACCGCTCCGGCCTGAGCCAGCGCAGCCACTCGGGCAAGGACCTGATCCAGATCCTGGAGACCTACCCGCGCGACGAGCTGTTCCAGATCAAGACCGACGACCTGTACCACGCGGTGGTCGGCGTGCTGCGGATGGCCGGACGCCGGCAGCTGCGGGTGTTCCTGCGGCGGGACGCGTACGGGCGGTTCATCTCCTGCCTGATCTACCTGCCCCGGGACCGGTTCACCACGCAGAACCGGCTGCGCATGCAGGACATCCTGCTACGTGAGCTGAACGGCGTCGGGGTGGATTACACCACCCGGGTCACCGAGTCGATGCTGGCTCGGGTGCACTTCATCGTCCGTACCGACCCGACGCGGCCGCCCGGCGACATCGACGCCGACCTGCTGGCCGAGGAGTTGGCCGACGCCACCCGGCTCTGGGACGACGACTACCGGTTGGTGCTGGAACGCAAGCTCGGCGACGAGCAGGCCAAGCACCTGTTCACCAGGTACGCCGACGCGTTCCCCGAGGGCTACAAGGACGGGCACACGCCGTACGAGGCGATGAAGGACCTGGCGAAGCTGGAGCTGCTGGAGGAGCCCGGCCAGCTGGAGATGCACCTGTTCCGCAAGCAGTTGGCGCCCCGGCCCGGCACCCGGGTTCCGGGTGGGGACCTCGCCGAGGCGATGGACGTCCGGTTCAAGGTCTACCGGTACGGCGAGCCGATGATGCTCTCCGCGGTGCTGCCGGTGTTGCACTCGCTCGGCGTACGGGTGGTCGACGAGCACCCGTACGAGGTGGACCGGATCGACGGTCGGGTCTACCTGTACGACTTCGGCCTCATGCTGCCCGAGGGGCATCACGAGCTGGCCGAGGTGCGCCCGCACGTGGAGAACGCCTTCGCGGCGGCCTGGCGCGGCGAGGCCGAGGTGGACCGGTTCAACGAGCTGGTGCTGCGCGGCGGGCTGACCTGGCGGCAGGTGGTGGTGCTGCGCGCGTACGCGAAGTATCTCCGGCAGGCCGGCACGGTCTTCTCGCAGGACTACATGGAGCAGACCTTCGTCGCGTACCCGAAGCTCGCCGCGTTGCTGGTGGAGCTCTTCGAGACCCGGTTCGCGCCGGGCGAGTCGAGCACCGAGCAGCGGCAGCAGCGCAGCGGTGAGCTGGTGGAGACGATCCGGGGCGCGCTGGACGACGTGGCGAGCCTCGACCAGGATCGGATCCTGCGCTCGTACCTGACGCTGATCGAGGCGACCCTGCGGACCAGCTTCTACCAGAAGCGCGCCGACGGGCGGCCGAAGGCGTACGTGGCGTTCAAGCTCGACCCGCAGGCCATCCCGGACCTGCCGGCGCCGCGACCGAAGTTCGAGATCTTCGTCTACTCGCCCCGGTTCGAGGGTGTGCACCTGCGGTTCGGGCCGGTGGCCCGGGGCGGGTTGCGCTGGTCCGACCGTCGGGAGGACTTCCGTACCGAGGTGCTGGGCCTGGTCAAGGCGCAGATGGTGAAGAACACAGTGATCGTGCCGGTCGGCGCCAAGGGCGGCTTCGTGTTGAAGCAGAAGCCGGGTGACCGGGACGAGGCGGTCGCCTGCTACCAGGAGTTCGTCGGCGCGATGCTGGACGTCACCGACAACATCGTCAGCGGGCAGATCGTGCCGCCGGAGGACGTGGTCCGGCACGACGGCGACGACCCGTACCTGGTGGTGGCGGCCGACAAGGGCACCGCGACGTTCTCCGACATCGCCAACGAGATCTCCAAGGCCCACAACTTCTGGATGGGCGACGCGTTCGCGTCCGGCGGATCCGCCGGCTACGACCACAAGAAGATGGGCATCACCGCCCGGGGCGCCTGGGAGTCGGTCAAGCGGCACTTCCGGGAGCTGGGCCTGGACACCCAGACCCAGGACTTCACTGTGGTCGGCGTCGGTGACATGTCCGGCGACGTGTTCGGCAACGGGATGCTGCTCTCCGAGCACATCCGGCTGGTGGCCGCCTTCGACCACCGGCACATCTTCCTCGACCCGGAGCCGGACGCCGCCACCTCGTACGCGGAGCGCCGACGGCTGTTCGACCTGCCCCGTTCCTCCTGGGAGGACTACAACCCGGAGCTGATCTCGGCAGGTGGGGGCATCTTCGCGCGTACCGCGAAGTCCATCCCGATCACGCCGCAGGTCCGGGCGGCGATCGGCCTGGACGACGACGTCACGCAGATGTCGCCGCAGGACCTGATGAAGGCGATCGTCACCGCCCCGGTGGACCTGTTCTGGAACGGCGGCATCGGCACCTACGTCAAGGCCTCCACCCAGACCAACGCAGAGGTGGGCGACAAGTCCAACGACGCGATCCGGGTGGACGGGCGCAGCCTGCGCTGCCGGGTGGCGGGCGAGGGCGGCAACCTGGGCTGGACCCAGCTCGGCCGGATCGAGTACGCGTTGACCGGTGGCCGGATCTACACGGACTTCATCGACAACGCGGCCGGGGTGGACACCTCCGACCACGAGGTGAACATCAAGATCCTGCTCAACACGGCGGTGGCCGACGGGGAGCTGACCACGGCGGACCGGGACGAGCTGCTGGCCGGGATGACCGACGAGGTCGCGGAGCTGGTGCTGCGGGACAACTACGACCAGGCTCGGGCGATCAACAACGCCCAGGCCCAGGCAGCCTCGCTGCTCCCGGTGCACCGCCGGATGATCAACGAGTTGGAGCGTTCGGGCGGGTTGGACCGGGCGCTGGAGGCGCTGCCGCCGGACGAGGAGTTGGCGGTCCGCGGCGAATCCGGCCTGACCGCGCCGGAGTTCGCGGTGCTGCTCGCGTACGTGAAGATCGTCCTGGAGCGGGAGATCCTCACCGAGGGGTTGGCCGACGAGGAGTGGACGACCGACGTCCTGGTCAACTACTTCCCGACGCCGATGCGCGAACGGTTCGCCGACCGGATGGGCC belongs to Micromonospora ureilytica and includes:
- a CDS encoding NAD-glutamate dehydrogenase, which gives rise to MDRRPAIKPEPDLRQDDSGRDDDSFDSATDGDGYGRLDTGVTGLTGSSIDTIYDLGLPTEALADDVEDAELDEPVPNAERLVAQAVALAGDDHDAATLVGRFWRFAPDEELVGFTAEEMLDAARAHRDLAQQRVPGELKLRIHEPHADQHHTVVEIVTDDMPFLVDSVTALLNSYHLDVHLLVHPLVVVRREPLGRLTEVSADVEPDDAISGDIIESWMRIEIDPVRDAAERDRLRGELQRVLTDVREAVEDWPKMRQRALALADELASARTSDNRPPVPEKDITDSVELLRWLAQDHFTFLGYREYRLVDATGGDAADPVDGKALEAVLGTGLGILRSDSPDARSLSSMTPEAHEKVLEKRLLIITKANSRATVHRSAYLDYIGFKIFNSAGDVIGERRFLGLFSTAAYRTSVRELPVVRRKVAEVLDRSGLSQRSHSGKDLIQILETYPRDELFQIKTDDLYHAVVGVLRMAGRRQLRVFLRRDAYGRFISCLIYLPRDRFTTQNRLRMQDILLRELNGVGVDYTTRVTESMLARVHFIVRTDPTRPPGDIDADLLAEELADATRLWDDDYRLVLERKLGDEQAKHLFTRYADAFPEGYKDGHTPYEAMKDLAKLELLEEPGQLEMHLFRKQLAPRPGTRVPGGDLAEAMDVRFKVYRYGEPMMLSAVLPVLHSLGVRVVDEHPYEVDRIDGRVYLYDFGLMLPEGHHELAEVRPHVENAFAAAWRGEAEVDRFNELVLRGGLTWRQVVVLRAYAKYLRQAGTVFSQDYMEQTFVAYPKLAALLVELFETRFAPGESSTEQRQQRSGELVETIRGALDDVASLDQDRILRSYLTLIEATLRTSFYQKRADGRPKAYVAFKLDPQAIPDLPAPRPKFEIFVYSPRFEGVHLRFGPVARGGLRWSDRREDFRTEVLGLVKAQMVKNTVIVPVGAKGGFVLKQKPGDRDEAVACYQEFVGAMLDVTDNIVSGQIVPPEDVVRHDGDDPYLVVAADKGTATFSDIANEISKAHNFWMGDAFASGGSAGYDHKKMGITARGAWESVKRHFRELGLDTQTQDFTVVGVGDMSGDVFGNGMLLSEHIRLVAAFDHRHIFLDPEPDAATSYAERRRLFDLPRSSWEDYNPELISAGGGIFARTAKSIPITPQVRAAIGLDDDVTQMSPQDLMKAIVTAPVDLFWNGGIGTYVKASTQTNAEVGDKSNDAIRVDGRSLRCRVAGEGGNLGWTQLGRIEYALTGGRIYTDFIDNAAGVDTSDHEVNIKILLNTAVADGELTTADRDELLAGMTDEVAELVLRDNYDQARAINNAQAQAASLLPVHRRMINELERSGGLDRALEALPPDEELAVRGESGLTAPEFAVLLAYVKIVLEREILTEGLADEEWTTDVLVNYFPTPMRERFADRMGRHRLRRDIVTTVLVNEAINRGGISFIFRVVEETAASAADVIRAYVVVSEVFGLRDLWDAVEALDNKVAPELQTSVYLDTRRLLDRAVRWLVSNRRSPIDVPAEIARLRDGVTRLLPGLEDLFYGNERQGIAAHMDSMTERGLPRELAERATRLMYSFGLMDVVETANASGRDVSEVASVYFVLSDLFRVDSLLSKISLLPREDRWQTLARMALRYDLYAALAALTAEVLDSTPGDLPPHERVQQWEQSNATSIHRARRAMGEFDESRADLAALSVLLRQIRTLVRTSAAA